Proteins found in one Polymorphobacter fuscus genomic segment:
- a CDS encoding ThuA domain-containing protein: MNGIDRAILAVAIGLAAMPLPAQAPLQAPVPAPVRDPRNWPTPVMDTVPPALPALAPGAVLVLSKTNSFRDPDQIEAAKKVLVDLVGKQHRDVFETENAAIMNPRDLARFSTVVLNSTSGNIFTESQRAAFKAWIEAGGGVVLLHGAGGDPAYDWKWYPETLIGAQFIGHTGRPKQFQPAVIDVRDRSNPATAGLPEKWQRTEEWYSFDRVPSGPTTRILATLDETSYEPFPERTRMGAVHPLIWTHCVGRGRVFFSALGHKAETYAEPLHQQMIDGAIRWAGRSAGSGC, translated from the coding sequence ATGAACGGTATCGACCGTGCCATTCTGGCCGTGGCCATCGGGCTGGCCGCGATGCCGTTGCCGGCGCAGGCCCCTTTGCAGGCGCCTGTCCCGGCGCCGGTCCGCGACCCCCGGAACTGGCCGACGCCGGTCATGGACACGGTGCCGCCGGCACTGCCAGCACTCGCCCCGGGCGCGGTGCTGGTGCTGTCCAAGACCAACAGCTTTCGCGATCCCGATCAGATCGAGGCTGCGAAAAAGGTGCTGGTCGACCTTGTCGGCAAACAGCACCGCGATGTTTTCGAAACCGAAAATGCCGCGATCATGAACCCGCGTGATCTCGCGCGATTCTCGACGGTCGTGCTCAACAGCACCAGTGGCAACATCTTTACCGAAAGCCAGCGCGCCGCGTTCAAGGCCTGGATCGAGGCCGGCGGCGGCGTCGTGCTGCTCCATGGCGCCGGCGGTGATCCGGCATATGACTGGAAATGGTATCCCGAGACGCTGATCGGCGCGCAGTTCATCGGGCATACCGGACGTCCAAAGCAGTTCCAGCCGGCGGTGATCGACGTGCGCGACCGCAGCAATCCCGCCACCGCCGGGCTTCCCGAAAAATGGCAACGCACCGAGGAATGGTATTCCTTCGACCGCGTGCCGAGCGGTCCGACCACGCGCATCCTCGCCACGCTCGACGAGACCAGCTACGAACCCTTTCCGGAACGGACGCGCATGGGCGCGGTCCATCCGCTGATCTGGACGCATTGTGTCGGGCGTGGGCGGGTGTTCTTTTCGGCGCTGGGGCACAAGGCCGAAACCTATGCCGAGCCTCTTCACCAGCAGATGATCGACGGTGCCATTCGCTGGGCCGGCCGCAGCGCCGGCAGTGGTTGCTGA
- a CDS encoding putative sugar O-methyltransferase: MTPQRSNPDTMRQDLGIMFAALAAGPEVYQPSKFWEQLNEQNVAQLEARGLGNFKRTLAQNYFTWVVGVRSPLFQHLAAAMTASDWRRVMWGLPMFSRESDLGLRRFYENQIFTRMVWIVAERVDRLNVMKSLQEPAFGNPFRIFFEGRLISQDLANSVIEMYAILEAHMPAPNDAFTVCEIGAGYGRNCFVFRSFFKHCKYIIADIPPALYVSQAYISEVLPDAKVMQFREFSDFSEIAADFAEADVVFLLPHQAALLPKKSVNYFVNISSFHEMNFAQVAHYFDMVDELTSGNFYLKQWTSFFNARDKMTISASDYKYKNSWHRIYDRTPSTHPSFFEALFKIN, translated from the coding sequence ATGACCCCACAACGCAGCAATCCCGACACGATGCGGCAGGATCTCGGGATCATGTTTGCGGCACTTGCCGCCGGGCCCGAGGTCTACCAGCCTTCGAAGTTCTGGGAGCAACTTAACGAGCAGAACGTCGCTCAACTCGAAGCGCGCGGGCTCGGTAATTTCAAGCGCACGTTGGCGCAGAACTATTTTACCTGGGTTGTCGGTGTTCGGAGCCCGCTGTTTCAGCACCTTGCCGCAGCGATGACGGCTAGCGACTGGCGGCGCGTGATGTGGGGTTTGCCGATGTTCAGCCGGGAAAGCGACCTTGGGCTCCGGCGGTTCTACGAGAACCAGATATTCACAAGGATGGTATGGATCGTCGCCGAGCGTGTCGATCGGCTCAACGTGATGAAGTCGCTTCAGGAACCGGCTTTTGGAAATCCGTTTCGGATATTCTTCGAAGGCCGCCTTATTTCGCAGGATTTGGCAAACTCCGTAATTGAAATGTATGCGATCCTTGAGGCGCATATGCCGGCTCCGAATGACGCTTTTACGGTTTGCGAAATCGGAGCTGGTTACGGCCGCAACTGCTTCGTCTTTCGTTCCTTCTTCAAGCACTGCAAATATATAATAGCCGACATTCCGCCGGCCCTTTACGTTTCTCAGGCCTATATTTCGGAGGTTCTCCCGGACGCAAAGGTGATGCAGTTTCGGGAATTTTCCGATTTTTCGGAGATTGCCGCCGACTTTGCCGAGGCTGATGTTGTATTCCTGCTGCCGCACCAGGCCGCTCTACTGCCAAAGAAATCGGTCAATTATTTCGTAAATATATCCTCATTTCACGAAATGAACTTTGCACAGGTGGCGCATTACTTTGACATGGTAGATGAATTGACCTCAGGAAATTTTTATCTAAAGCAATGGACAAGTTTCTTTAATGCTCGCGATAAAATGACGATATCCGCTTCAGATTACAAGTATAAAAATAGTTGGCATCGAATTTACGATCGTACGCCTTCGACACATCCTTCATTTTTTGAAGCTCTGTTCAAGATAAACTGA
- a CDS encoding glycosyltransferase family 2 protein, translated as MAPLLSLIIPTRERAHTLAATLATAVATTSARLEIIVSDNVSADDTHAVVTRTGDSRVRYVNPGSRQSMCGNYEFALAAATGTYVIIIGDDDAVIPQALDRLMDRLAALSEPVIHMWPLHIYDWPSSGRPASVAYLAPTIPPSELDLKAKARDVLQRGGWKYYELPSPYHAAIPRAFLSGIRDRTGRVFHSTQPDVFTAMAIPAFADRAINIGSAVTFNGRSAKSNGLGFVERKARVNIDRFIAEYGDYRFHPSLPTGVAAAANMIPDAILLAAEMFPEVYAGTDFDYGAMWAYICRLGFISHGEVLARRAELQRAHDFSLVRFLSLSAVHQAAVVRRKMLNAATPLGSLAHGVPDSIDAFVAVLQRDFAPAA; from the coding sequence ATGGCACCGCTGCTCAGCCTCATCATCCCGACGCGGGAACGGGCCCATACGCTGGCTGCAACGTTGGCAACGGCGGTCGCAACCACCAGTGCTCGCCTGGAAATCATCGTCAGTGACAACGTCAGTGCTGATGACACCCATGCTGTCGTGACGCGCACGGGCGACAGCCGTGTTCGCTATGTCAATCCCGGCAGCCGCCAATCGATGTGCGGCAATTATGAGTTCGCGCTGGCGGCTGCAACGGGAACATATGTCATCATCATCGGCGATGATGATGCGGTCATTCCACAAGCGCTCGATCGGTTGATGGACCGACTCGCAGCTTTATCCGAGCCCGTCATTCACATGTGGCCACTGCATATCTACGACTGGCCGTCATCGGGGCGCCCGGCAAGTGTTGCCTATCTCGCACCCACCATCCCGCCGTCCGAGCTTGATCTCAAGGCCAAGGCGCGTGATGTTCTGCAGCGCGGTGGTTGGAAATACTACGAATTGCCGTCACCCTATCACGCAGCCATCCCGCGTGCGTTTCTGTCGGGGATTCGCGATCGGACCGGGCGGGTTTTTCACTCTACCCAGCCCGACGTTTTCACGGCTATGGCGATCCCTGCGTTTGCTGATCGCGCCATTAACATCGGCAGCGCAGTCACTTTCAACGGTCGCTCAGCGAAATCGAACGGCCTGGGCTTTGTGGAAAGGAAAGCGCGCGTCAATATTGATCGGTTCATCGCCGAATATGGCGATTACCGTTTTCATCCCAGTCTGCCGACCGGCGTTGCGGCAGCGGCCAACATGATCCCCGACGCGATCTTGCTCGCTGCCGAAATGTTTCCTGAAGTCTATGCCGGCACAGACTTCGACTATGGCGCGATGTGGGCATATATCTGCCGATTGGGTTTCATCTCGCACGGTGAAGTTCTGGCGCGCCGTGCCGAATTGCAGCGCGCGCATGATTTCAGCCTGGTTCGTTTCCTGTCCTTATCAGCGGTCCACCAAGCTGCGGTGGTGCGACGAAAGATGCTCAACGCCGCGACGCCGTTGGGTAGCCTCGCCCATGGCGTCCCCGACAGTATCGATGCTTTTGTTGCGGTACTGCAGCGCGACTTCGCTCCGGCGGCATGA
- a CDS encoding NAD-dependent epimerase/dehydratase family protein, which produces MKIAVTGASGFVGRHVISALASMPDTVVTASSRRRVPVPAGVDHVAMDLGDADTAFERLGSPDVVIHLAWEGLPNYRDRRHFEVELPAQYRFLKALVTAGLPSLVVAGTCYEYGMASGCLKEDFEGQPSNPYGFAKLMLLRQLQFLKVQLPFSLSWARLFYMWGEGQAPSSLYPLLAAAAARGDPTFPMSGGEQLRDYLPVKTVAHQLVALARAGADAGVVNICSGEPVAIRTLVERWIAENGWPITPDLGKYPYPDYEPLAFWGSNKRLRSDLATVIAISAGDHQIFNHNTDKSRKS; this is translated from the coding sequence GTGAAGATTGCCGTAACCGGCGCGAGCGGCTTTGTCGGCCGCCATGTTATTTCTGCGCTGGCAAGCATGCCGGACACCGTCGTCACGGCGTCTTCTCGGCGTCGCGTGCCGGTGCCGGCGGGCGTTGACCATGTGGCGATGGACCTTGGTGATGCCGATACAGCCTTCGAACGCCTGGGATCGCCAGACGTCGTCATACATCTAGCGTGGGAAGGGCTGCCCAATTATCGTGATCGGCGTCATTTCGAGGTAGAGCTTCCGGCGCAATACCGTTTTCTGAAGGCACTGGTTACAGCCGGCCTGCCGTCTCTTGTGGTTGCCGGTACCTGCTATGAATATGGCATGGCCAGTGGCTGCCTGAAGGAGGATTTCGAGGGTCAGCCGTCCAATCCTTACGGCTTTGCCAAGCTGATGCTCCTGCGCCAGCTGCAGTTCCTGAAAGTCCAGTTGCCGTTTTCACTTAGCTGGGCACGTTTGTTCTACATGTGGGGTGAAGGACAGGCGCCTTCGTCGCTCTACCCGCTGCTCGCAGCCGCAGCAGCGCGTGGCGACCCGACTTTCCCGATGTCAGGCGGCGAGCAATTGCGCGATTACCTGCCGGTAAAAACAGTTGCACATCAGCTTGTTGCACTCGCCCGGGCGGGTGCGGATGCCGGCGTCGTCAACATTTGCTCCGGGGAGCCTGTCGCTATCCGTACCCTTGTTGAGCGTTGGATCGCTGAAAACGGCTGGCCGATCACTCCTGATCTTGGCAAATACCCCTATCCTGACTACGAGCCGCTGGCATTCTGGGGGTCGAACAAGCGTTTGCGCTCCGATCTCGCCACGGTCATCGCGATATCAGCGGGCGACCACCAGATCTTTAATCATAATACTGACAAGAGCCGCAAATCATGA
- a CDS encoding Wzz/FepE/Etk N-terminal domain-containing protein yields MSQMPQIREAEAPEAAALIGWITQLRRHRWLGIVLVVVSLSLAVGYLHIATYKYSAVLALTPADQSGQKPVGNLASLGSLVGVDLSSQAGSGFAMYAEAVTSYPVAKSLSERAALMQAIFKESWDPAAQQWREPQSFVRSIINGVKRLLGVPIKAWAPPDGHDLQNYIEKNVLVAEDKKKSLIRLTYLNADPKVAVELLAGINFEADNFLRARSLERSTRYVEYLERRLAEIQVVEYRLSMAQMLGNYEKTRMMASSDASFAAEAFGDIWVSPNFTTPNPWIVLSAAFIAAVALWIGLALFVLPLIAYLRRQSSAG; encoded by the coding sequence ATGTCGCAAATGCCCCAGATCCGCGAGGCCGAGGCACCGGAAGCGGCAGCACTGATCGGCTGGATCACTCAGCTGCGCCGACATCGCTGGCTCGGCATCGTCCTCGTTGTGGTCTCGCTTTCGCTTGCGGTCGGCTATCTTCATATCGCGACCTACAAATACTCAGCTGTCCTCGCTTTAACACCGGCCGATCAAAGCGGCCAGAAACCAGTTGGTAACCTTGCAAGCCTCGGTTCGCTTGTTGGCGTCGATTTATCGAGCCAGGCTGGATCGGGATTTGCGATGTACGCCGAAGCCGTGACCTCCTATCCGGTCGCCAAAAGTCTGAGCGAGCGGGCGGCGCTGATGCAGGCCATCTTTAAGGAATCGTGGGATCCTGCGGCGCAGCAATGGCGAGAGCCGCAATCGTTCGTTCGCAGCATCATCAATGGCGTCAAGCGCCTGCTGGGGGTACCGATCAAGGCTTGGGCACCACCCGACGGCCATGACCTGCAAAACTATATCGAAAAAAACGTTCTTGTGGCGGAAGACAAGAAAAAGTCCTTAATCCGGCTCACCTATCTTAATGCGGATCCCAAGGTAGCGGTCGAACTTCTTGCCGGGATCAATTTTGAGGCTGACAACTTCTTGCGGGCACGCTCGTTGGAACGGTCAACGCGCTATGTTGAATATCTCGAACGCCGTCTCGCCGAGATTCAGGTCGTCGAATACCGGCTATCGATGGCGCAGATGTTAGGCAATTACGAAAAAACCCGGATGATGGCGAGTTCAGACGCATCATTCGCCGCCGAAGCGTTTGGTGATATATGGGTATCTCCCAATTTTACGACGCCCAATCCTTGGATCGTGCTTTCCGCGGCTTTCATTGCGGCGGTGGCGCTGTGGATAGGACTCGCACTATTCGTGCTGCCCCTTATCGCGTATCTGCGCCGTCAATCGTCAGCCGGCTGA
- a CDS encoding class I SAM-dependent methyltransferase, with product MKCRHCHSDVTLRLIDLGSSPPSNAYLTRERLLTAEKWFPLGVYVCTQCWLVQTQDHADAAELFDSEYAYFSSTSTSWLAHASEYVDAMTGRLGLGAASKVVEVAANDGYLLQYIAARGIPCLGVEPTRSTADAARAKGIEIVEEFFGVSLATRLVAEGHAADLTAANNVLAHVPDINDFVGGFAAILKPDGVATFEFPHLARLIADAQFDTIYHEHFSYLSLLAVTKIFAANGLQVFDVETISTHGGSLRVFAQRADTGRRPEAAAVARILGEETDAGMASKAYYMGFQARADAIKDALVRFLIDTKAAGKSVGAYGAAAKGNTLLNYAGIRPDLLPFVVDRSASKQGKFMPGSRIPIVAEAHLKAAKPDYIVILPWNIADEVIAQLDYACEWGAKFVTAVPEIVVR from the coding sequence GTCCAACGCCTATCTGACCCGTGAGCGCCTTTTGACGGCCGAAAAATGGTTTCCGTTGGGGGTCTATGTCTGCACCCAGTGCTGGCTTGTGCAAACGCAGGACCATGCCGACGCCGCCGAGCTATTCGACTCTGAATACGCCTATTTCAGCAGTACATCGACAAGCTGGCTGGCGCATGCATCGGAGTACGTCGACGCAATGACGGGCCGCCTCGGGCTGGGTGCGGCATCGAAGGTCGTCGAGGTGGCTGCTAATGATGGCTATCTGCTGCAATATATTGCGGCCCGCGGTATTCCGTGCCTTGGCGTGGAACCGACCCGCAGTACTGCCGATGCTGCGCGCGCAAAGGGTATTGAGATTGTTGAAGAATTTTTCGGCGTATCGCTTGCCACCCGGCTCGTAGCTGAGGGCCATGCCGCAGATCTGACCGCCGCCAACAACGTGCTCGCGCATGTGCCCGACATAAATGACTTCGTCGGCGGATTTGCAGCGATACTCAAGCCCGATGGCGTCGCCACTTTCGAGTTTCCGCATCTTGCGCGGCTGATTGCAGATGCGCAGTTCGATACGATCTACCACGAGCATTTTTCCTATCTCTCGCTCCTTGCCGTGACGAAAATCTTCGCTGCCAACGGCCTGCAGGTCTTCGATGTCGAAACGATTTCCACACATGGCGGCAGCTTGAGGGTATTTGCACAGCGTGCCGATACCGGGAGGCGGCCCGAGGCAGCCGCTGTCGCTCGCATTCTCGGCGAAGAAACCGATGCCGGGATGGCGTCCAAAGCCTATTACATGGGCTTTCAAGCGCGCGCCGATGCCATCAAGGATGCGCTCGTGCGATTTCTCATCGACACCAAAGCGGCCGGCAAGTCCGTCGGAGCCTATGGGGCGGCAGCTAAGGGCAATACCCTGCTCAACTATGCTGGGATACGACCAGATCTTTTGCCCTTTGTCGTTGATCGCAGCGCCTCCAAACAAGGGAAGTTCATGCCTGGAAGCAGGATTCCAATCGTTGCGGAGGCGCATCTAAAGGCTGCAAAGCCAGATTACATCGTGATCTTGCCGTGGAATATCGCCGACGAAGTCATCGCGCAGCTCGATTATGCGTGTGAATGGGGCGCCAAATTCGTAACTGCGGTACCGGAAATCGTCGTCCGGTGA
- a CDS encoding transcriptional regulator NanR encodes MSAEAQEPIVRRKLSDEVFDRLKAMIVSGEVAPGAALPSERELMVRFGVGRPAIREAMQALANMGLVTINHGERARVRRLTAGSAMRQLDPIAQLLLSVSPESLEHLKDARLFFERGMVRRAAELATPADIADLRALCARQGELAGDSTAFMGADMDLHTRIAAISGNPIYVTVSQMMLGWLREYHAHMLIWQGHSERTLAEHAEVIDHIEAHNPDGAEQALVRHLTRSNHLYAHREGAKPTKGGILPLS; translated from the coding sequence GTGAGTGCGGAAGCGCAAGAACCGATCGTCCGGCGCAAGCTTTCCGATGAGGTGTTCGATCGGCTGAAGGCGATGATCGTGAGCGGTGAAGTGGCACCTGGCGCGGCGCTGCCCTCGGAACGCGAACTGATGGTCCGCTTCGGCGTCGGCCGCCCCGCCATTCGCGAAGCCATGCAGGCGCTCGCCAACATGGGACTGGTAACGATCAACCATGGGGAGCGCGCGCGGGTCCGCCGGCTGACCGCGGGATCGGCCATGCGTCAGCTCGATCCGATTGCCCAGTTGCTGCTGTCGGTCTCGCCGGAATCGCTCGAACATCTCAAGGACGCCAGGTTGTTTTTCGAACGCGGCATGGTCCGGCGCGCGGCCGAACTCGCGACGCCGGCCGATATTGCCGACCTGCGCGCACTCTGTGCCCGGCAGGGCGAATTGGCCGGCGACTCGACAGCCTTCATGGGCGCCGACATGGACCTTCACACCCGCATCGCGGCGATCTCCGGCAACCCCATCTATGTCACGGTCAGCCAGATGATGCTGGGCTGGCTGCGCGAATATCATGCGCACATGCTGATCTGGCAGGGCCATAGCGAGCGGACGCTCGCCGAACATGCCGAGGTTATCGACCATATCGAGGCACACAACCCCGATGGCGCGGAACAGGCGCTGGTCCGCCACCTGACACGATCGAACCACCTATACGCCCACCGAGAGGGCGCGAAGCCGACAAAGGGCGGGATTTTGCCATTGTCGTGA
- a CDS encoding glycosyltransferase family 2 protein, with product MKFSVLLPTRNRLEYLRYAVETVRQQDYADWEIVISDNDSVDDIAGYVAELADPRIVYLRTPSFVPVTDNWNHALGASSGDYVVMLGDDDGLLPGYFSGLMAAMANFLDPDFVYVSALFFAYPGVMPDAPDGFLRTDQNRFFSGAAPYWLDPDTARGIARGYLDFRMPVASNMQFSLISRRTINAMKAAGPFFQSPYPDFYATPALFLTCDRILIYPKPFVVIGITPKSYGFFHFNNRSGDGVDFLNNNGALAADDLDAIRLPGTSYNDSWLLAMKALEASFSGARGMTPDIRRYRFLQIVYCYKHGYFDRSIAPAALATLKGRMTTAERLTWGIVLPLGFSLLRLVPTGLRATVIARLRRMIGQHPISDEAAIATRFENLLDVYAQINAHGMPSA from the coding sequence ATGAAGTTTTCGGTTCTCCTGCCCACGCGTAACCGGCTCGAATATCTTCGCTATGCGGTCGAGACGGTGCGGCAACAGGACTATGCCGATTGGGAAATCGTCATTTCTGACAATGATTCAGTCGATGACATCGCAGGCTATGTCGCCGAGCTTGCCGATCCGCGCATTGTATATCTGCGGACGCCGAGCTTCGTTCCGGTAACCGACAACTGGAACCATGCCCTCGGTGCGAGCAGCGGGGATTACGTCGTTATGCTCGGCGATGACGACGGCCTGCTACCCGGATATTTCTCTGGATTGATGGCAGCGATGGCCAATTTTCTCGATCCCGACTTCGTCTATGTCAGCGCACTTTTCTTTGCTTATCCGGGCGTCATGCCGGATGCCCCGGATGGCTTCTTGCGCACTGACCAGAACCGGTTCTTCTCGGGTGCCGCTCCCTATTGGCTGGATCCGGATACGGCACGCGGCATTGCGCGCGGCTATCTCGATTTTCGCATGCCGGTTGCGTCCAACATGCAATTTTCTTTGATCAGTCGCCGTACCATCAATGCAATGAAGGCCGCCGGGCCATTCTTTCAGTCTCCCTATCCGGATTTTTACGCGACGCCGGCGTTGTTCCTCACCTGCGACCGCATCCTGATCTATCCCAAGCCATTTGTTGTCATTGGCATCACGCCGAAATCCTATGGCTTCTTCCATTTCAATAACCGTTCCGGAGATGGTGTTGATTTTCTTAACAATAATGGCGCGCTTGCTGCCGACGACCTTGACGCAATCCGCCTGCCTGGAACGTCGTATAATGATAGTTGGCTGCTAGCTATGAAGGCACTCGAAGCCAGTTTCTCGGGCGCACGCGGTATGACGCCCGACATCCGCCGCTACCGCTTCTTGCAGATCGTGTATTGCTACAAACATGGCTATTTTGATCGCAGCATCGCTCCGGCCGCGCTTGCCACGCTTAAGGGGCGGATGACGACGGCCGAGCGCCTGACCTGGGGGATTGTCTTGCCGCTTGGTTTCAGCCTGTTGCGGCTGGTGCCGACTGGTCTGCGCGCTACGGTCATCGCCCGACTGCGGCGGATGATTGGCCAGCATCCGATTTCAGACGAGGCGGCCATCGCCACGCGCTTTGAAAACCTCCTTGATGTCTATGCGCAGATCAATGCGCATGGCATGCCGTCAGCCTGA
- a CDS encoding class I SAM-dependent methyltransferase, producing the protein MVGQLRPLESCCRMNAPQCPACNGSGAPFKTAGDYNRRVSNAVFHYFTCSACGLIFCDPVPKDLGAYYQDDYYDLPADLAAHDARARALQQWKIDEVLTFSKGGRLAEIGPAYGLFAYLAKAAGFDVTGIEMDARCCNYLRDVIGVTAVHSDNAALALPTLEPFDVIVLWQAIEHLPNYHDVLRAAAAQLKPGGILVIDTPNPAAFQFKVLGRRWVHLDAPRHVVLIPVETLKAQADAAGLDPIRLTASNVSANGFNGWGWAFTFKNYFGDNIVGSAVHFAGRVLGKLLIPIERTGWRGSTYTAIFRKRAIP; encoded by the coding sequence ATGGTGGGCCAGTTGCGTCCTTTGGAAAGCTGTTGTCGCATGAATGCTCCCCAATGCCCGGCTTGCAATGGGTCTGGTGCGCCTTTCAAAACAGCGGGCGACTATAACCGCCGTGTATCGAATGCGGTGTTCCACTATTTCACCTGTTCCGCGTGCGGGCTTATTTTTTGTGATCCTGTGCCCAAGGATCTTGGCGCCTATTATCAGGATGATTATTACGACCTTCCGGCCGATCTGGCAGCGCATGATGCGCGGGCGCGGGCGCTGCAGCAGTGGAAGATCGACGAGGTTCTGACCTTTTCAAAAGGCGGGCGCCTTGCCGAGATTGGTCCGGCCTATGGTCTGTTCGCGTATCTGGCCAAGGCGGCGGGGTTCGATGTGACGGGTATCGAAATGGATGCGCGCTGCTGCAACTATTTGCGCGACGTGATCGGGGTCACCGCCGTGCACAGCGACAATGCTGCATTAGCGCTGCCGACGCTGGAGCCGTTCGATGTCATCGTGCTTTGGCAAGCGATCGAGCATCTGCCCAATTATCATGACGTGCTGCGCGCTGCCGCCGCCCAGCTCAAGCCGGGGGGTATTCTGGTCATCGATACGCCCAATCCGGCGGCATTCCAGTTCAAGGTGCTTGGACGCCGCTGGGTTCATCTGGACGCGCCGCGCCACGTCGTGCTGATCCCCGTGGAAACGCTCAAGGCTCAGGCAGATGCCGCCGGGCTTGATCCAATTCGACTCACCGCATCAAACGTAAGCGCCAACGGCTTCAACGGATGGGGCTGGGCGTTCACATTCAAGAATTATTTCGGCGACAATATAGTCGGGTCGGCAGTACATTTTGCCGGGCGTGTATTGGGCAAGCTGCTCATCCCGATCGAGCGCACCGGTTGGCGTGGCAGCACTTATACGGCGATTTTCCGCAAGCGAGCGATTCCATGA
- a CDS encoding oligosaccharide flippase family protein, with product MASVKTNITTNLFAAVWVTVLTAVITPVQINLLGIESYGLIGFIATLQIVFSAFDLGLSSTLTREIAADTSPGRRASSELIRTASTVYWGLAAAIALTLGLSAATVARLWFNAEALASDDLASALYLIIAYLALRWPIALYSGILAGLHRLDIVNLVKVITATLRNISGIIVIFIWRDVHAFLWCLAANALIEIAAYWFAALRAYHTSSFGFGISGPALRSVWKFSLNMGAISVLALIISQLDRLMASKLLPLDQFGYYSLAYNTAAVATIASAAISSAMLPSFSALQAPSDRAAILRRYADANRVILYVMGLATFPLIFFGDAILRLWIGPAAAQGAYPAMAILALAFWVNGIVSNPYNIAVAMGRPDIPLRVSAFSAVPYAVLLWVGIGRYGGPGAAGGWLILMVAYVAALIPVVHARLLDIPIIGSLRTIILPFGLLGVGSFGLPWLVIRSDPSFVPTVTSSVGALTVAVALYVSIGYWLVGESLRSQFRRSIFAIRNFGGRHA from the coding sequence TTGGCCTCTGTAAAAACTAACATCACGACCAACCTGTTTGCCGCAGTTTGGGTAACTGTGCTTACAGCAGTTATCACTCCCGTCCAGATCAACCTGCTGGGCATCGAATCATACGGCCTGATTGGCTTCATTGCGACCTTGCAGATTGTATTTTCTGCTTTCGACTTGGGACTTTCGAGCACACTGACGCGCGAGATTGCTGCCGACACCTCGCCAGGACGCCGTGCGAGTTCGGAGCTTATCCGAACGGCATCGACGGTGTATTGGGGGCTCGCCGCGGCAATCGCGCTGACCCTGGGTCTATCGGCTGCAACCGTTGCGCGTCTCTGGTTCAACGCGGAAGCCTTGGCCAGCGACGATCTGGCTAGCGCGCTCTATCTCATCATTGCCTATCTCGCGCTGCGATGGCCGATTGCGCTTTACAGTGGCATCTTGGCGGGATTGCATCGACTCGATATCGTCAATCTCGTGAAGGTCATCACGGCGACGCTCCGCAACATCTCGGGTATCATCGTAATTTTCATCTGGCGCGATGTTCATGCGTTTTTATGGTGCCTAGCGGCAAACGCGCTCATCGAAATTGCCGCATATTGGTTCGCCGCCCTGCGAGCTTATCACACTTCGTCGTTCGGCTTTGGCATTTCAGGTCCCGCGCTCCGCTCGGTCTGGAAATTTTCGCTTAACATGGGAGCTATTTCGGTGCTCGCGCTGATTATCTCCCAACTTGACCGGCTGATGGCAAGCAAGCTGTTGCCACTCGATCAATTTGGCTATTATAGCCTTGCGTACAACACGGCTGCAGTAGCAACCATTGCATCTGCGGCAATCAGTTCGGCGATGTTGCCATCGTTTTCAGCATTGCAGGCCCCATCGGACCGCGCTGCGATCCTTAGACGCTATGCGGATGCAAACCGGGTGATCCTGTACGTCATGGGGTTGGCGACGTTCCCATTGATATTCTTTGGTGATGCAATCCTTCGCCTCTGGATCGGTCCGGCTGCGGCGCAGGGCGCCTATCCGGCTATGGCGATCCTAGCGCTCGCGTTCTGGGTCAACGGCATCGTATCCAATCCCTACAATATTGCCGTTGCCATGGGCCGACCCGATATTCCTCTGAGGGTAAGCGCATTCAGCGCTGTCCCTTACGCCGTGCTCCTATGGGTAGGAATCGGCCGGTACGGCGGGCCCGGTGCCGCTGGCGGCTGGCTGATCTTGATGGTCGCCTATGTTGCAGCGCTCATCCCAGTCGTTCACGCGCGCCTGTTGGACATTCCAATTATCGGTTCACTTCGCACGATAATATTGCCATTCGGCCTTCTCGGCGTCGGATCGTTCGGCCTGCCTTGGCTTGTCATTCGCAGTGATCCATCGTTTGTGCCGACAGTCACTTCGAGCGTCGGCGCTTTGACTGTCGCGGTCGCACTTTACGTTTCGATCGGCTACTGGCTAGTCGGCGAAAGCCTGCGATCGCAATTTCGGCGTTCCATTTTCGCCATTCGAAACTTTGGAGGACGCCATGCTTAG